A stretch of the Alnus glutinosa chromosome 6, dhAlnGlut1.1, whole genome shotgun sequence genome encodes the following:
- the LOC133871677 gene encoding uncharacterized protein LOC133871677: METVRFSWVVLFIAIGIVGLKGDELGNATDYSQSNATNSSLAPPSKPLQRNNIEDTEGSNKTYSSTTEVVINNSKSRYNGPYDRGGGGGGGGGGGRGGGGGGGGGGGGYGWGWGGGGGGGGGGGSGGGRGGGGGWGWGGGGGGWYKWGCGGHSKHGKGKGREGGPGEGDYKVGEFAQCMRRGSRCRGMRLDCPLHCGGPCFYDCQHMCKAHCRRS; encoded by the exons ATGGAGACAGTAAGATTTTCTTGGGTTGTCTTGTTTATTGCCATTGGCATTGTTGGGCTGAAAGGTGATGAATTAGGAAACGCCACAGACTATTCTCAAAGCAATGCTACTAATTCTTCTTTAGCTCCTCCTTCTAAGCCTCTTCAGAGAAATAATATTGAAGATACAGAAGGGAGCAATAAAACGTACAGTAGTACTACTGAAGTTGTGATCAACAACAGCAAGAGTAGATATAATGGTCCATATGATAGAGGAGGagggggtggtggtggtggtggaggtgggaGAGGTGGAGGAGGCGGcggaggtggtggtggaggcGGGTATGGATGGGGTTggggtggaggaggaggtggaggcGGCGGAGGAGGCAGCGGAGGTGGCcgtggtggaggaggaggatggggatggggaGGTGGAGGGGGTGGATGGTACAAATGGGGATGTGGGGGACATTCAAAACATGGGAAAGGAAAGGGAAGAGAAGGAGGGCCAGGGGAGGGAG ATTATAAGGTGGGAGAGTTTGCACAATGCATGCGTAGAGGCAGCCGGTGTAGAGGCATGAGATTGGATTGCCCTCTTCACTGCGGTGGACCTTGCTTTTATGACTGCCAGCATATGTGCAAGGCTCACTGTCGGCGTTCCTGA
- the LOC133871004 gene encoding uncharacterized protein LOC133871004 isoform X2 — protein MGWFEGNCRKFLTNPASRWSEDGPSSEKIDKELALTKAVDAMVLSMESLPLSSEDNNESCEYGIRCREKYSNSETESISDVAEEPYGSTQKTSLKISLEEEASNGSRGKTCEKPVEGALLSYQRKVTVLYLLLSACVAKNTEDDKRCSQLAKGYDARHRVALRLLATWLGVKWTKMEAMEIMVAFSLMASEKEKVAEEEKSETPESSWDTWKRGGIIGAAALTGGAVMAITGGLAAPAIAQGMGALAPTFGSIVPAIGASGFAAAASATGSVAGSAAVAASFGAAGAGLSGFKMARRIGKLEEFEFKAVGGNCNQGRLAVGISVSGLVFEEEDFIKPWEGHNDNLERYALWWESKNLIALSTAIQDWLTSRIALQLMKEGAMMTVLSTLVASFALPATLVTASDLIDSKWAIAVDRSDKAGKLLAEVLLAGLQGNRPVTLIGFSLGARVIFKCLQCLAGTEGENAGLVERVVILGAPISIQDESWEVARKIVAGRFVNAYSTNDWMLGIIFRGSLLCQGLAGIQPVDVPGIENVDVTQTIEGHSSYLWKTKQILEQLELDYFYPVFSSTHSKSQEEKAR, from the exons AGGATGGGCCTTCTTCAGAAAAAATTGACAAGGAACTTGCTTTGACAAAGGCTGTTGATGCGATGGTGCTTAGTATGGAAAGCCTTCCTCTTTCCTCTGAAGACAACAATGAGAGTTGTGAATATGGAATCAGATGCCGTGAGAAATATTCAAATTCTGAGACAGAATCAATCTCTGATGTGGCTGAAGAGCCTTATGGAAGCACACAGAAGACAAGTTTGAAGATATCCTTAGAAGAAGAAGCTTCTAATGGGTCCAGAGGCAAAACTTGCGAGAAACCTGTGGAAGGAGCACTGCTCAGTTATCAGAGGAAAGTGACAGTTCTTTACTTGCTTCTTTCAGCTTGTGTTGCAAAAAATACTGAAGATGACAAGAGGTGTTCTCAATTAGCAAAGGGCTATGATGCTCGACATCGTGTGGCTTTACGGTTGCTAGCAACATGGCTTGGTGTCAAATGGACAAAAATG GAAGCCATGGAGATTATGGTTGCTTTCTCTCTAATGGCTTCAGAAAAAGAGAAAGTTGCAGAGGAAGAAAAATCTGAAACTCCAGAAAGTTCTTGGGATACATGGAAGCGGGGAGGTATCATTGGTGCAGCTGCTTTAACTGGAGGCGCTGTGATGGCCATCACTGGTG gCCTAGCTGCCCCAGCAATTGCACAGGGTATGGGTGCTCTGGCTCCTACATTTGGCAGTATTGTCCCTGCAATTGGAGCTAGTGGATTTGCTGCAGCAGCAAGCGCCACAGGATCTGTTGCTGGTTCTGCTGCTGTTGCTGCATCATTTGGTG CTGCGGGAGCTGGCCTTTCAGGGTTTAAAATGGCTAGAAGAATTGGAAAGCTTGAAGAATTTGAGTTCAAAGCAGTTGGAGGAAATTGTAACCAAGGC cGGCTAGCAGTTGGGATTTCGGTTTCTGGACTGGTATTTGAGGAAGAAGATTTTATAAAGCCTTGGGAGGGTCACAATGATAACTTGGAAAG GTATGCACTCTGGTGGGAGTCCAAGAATTTGATTGCATTGAGCACTGCAATTCAGGACTGGCTAACCTCAA GAATTGCCTTGCAATTAATGAAAGAAGGTGCCATGATGACTGTACTAAGCACACTTGTAGCATCATTTGCTTTGCCAGCTACATTAGTCACAGCATCCGATCTTATAGACAGCAAATGGGCAATTGCTGTGGACAG GTCAGATAAAGCTGGGAAGCTGCTTGCTGAAGTGTTGTTGGCGGGATTGCAAGGAAACAG GCCTGTAACACTCATTGGTTTCTCATTGGGGGCTCGAGTAATTTTTAAATGTCTCCAGTGTTTGGCTGGTACAGAAGGAGAAAATG CAGGACTTGTAGAAAGGGTTGTAATTCTTGGAGCACCAATTTCAATTCAAGATGAAAGTTGGGAGGTTGCTAGAAAG ATAGTTGCTGGCAGATTTGTGAATGCTTATTCCACAAATGATTGGATGCTCGGCATTATTTTCCGTGGAAG CTTACTTTGTCAAGGATTAGCTGGTATTCAGCCCGTTGACGTACCCGGGATTGAAAAT GTTGATGTAACACAAACCATAGAAGGCCACTCTTCTTATCTCTGGAAGACAAAACAAATCTTGGAGCAGCTTGAACTAGATTATTTCTACCCTGTTTTCAGCAGCACACATTCCAAATCCCAGGAAGAAAAAGCTCGTTAG